The DNA region TGATTACTACAACAACGAAAGAATTTCTATGAAACTAAAAGGAATGAGTCCGGTACAATACCGAACTCATTCACAAGTAAGTTAATATTTAATTTTGTCTAAACTTTGGGGTTCACTTCAGTTTTACATCCCGTTTGTTTATCTTTTAAATGCAAAATTCGAAGTGCAAAATGCAAAATTACCTTATTGTCATTCTGAACGAAGTGAAGAATCTCTTAATCCAATTAGGAATTAGGAAGGAAGAAAAAAACACCCTTGGTTTTCAACAATCTTATTTACAATGCCCTCCGCATTCGTGGTCAGAGCAGTCGTGCTCACCGCAGTTGTGCCCGTCTTCATGATGATGGTTACAGGTAGCATCAGGATTGTAATTTAAACGAAGATGTAAATAATCATCAACTGCCATATCGGCATTGCCTGTAACACCCGGAAGAAGTTTGATTCCCGCTTCAGATAAGGCAACTCTTGCTCCCATGCCTATCCCGCCGCATATAAGAATGTCAACGTTGTTTATTTTTAAAAACTGAGCAAGTGCACCATGACCGCTTCCCAGAGTTTCTATTACTTTAGAACTTATAACGGTATTTCCTTCTATCTGATACAATTTAAATTCCTTTGTGTGTCCGAAATGTCCGTAAACATCTCCATTTTCATAAGTTGTTGCAATTATCATTTTAATGACCTCTTTTCTTTTTTCTACTGTATAATTTTAACTCTAAAAACTTAATATGTCAATCATAATTATGACTTATTTTTGAATTTTGAAGGAGTGCTACCTGTGACATTTCTGAAAACCTTTCTGAAATGATTTTCAGAATTAAATCCAATTAGTCTGCTTATCTCGGAAATAGAATAGTTACCATTTTCCAGATATTTTATTGCATTATTAATTTTGATAGAATTTAAAAAATTAACGGGTGTTTGCCCTAATTCTTT from Oscillospiraceae bacterium includes:
- a CDS encoding dinitrogenase iron-molybdenum cofactor biosynthesis protein: MIIATTYENGDVYGHFGHTKEFKLYQIEGNTVISSKVIETLGSGHGALAQFLKINNVDILICGGIGMGARVALSEAGIKLLPGVTGNADMAVDDYLHLRLNYNPDATCNHHHEDGHNCGEHDCSDHECGGHCK